Proteins co-encoded in one Cricetulus griseus strain 17A/GY chromosome 1 unlocalized genomic scaffold, alternate assembly CriGri-PICRH-1.0 chr1_1, whole genome shotgun sequence genomic window:
- the Nr1d2 gene encoding nuclear receptor subfamily 1 group D member 2 isoform X2 — protein sequence MELNAGGVIAYISSSSSASSPASCHSEGSENSFQSSSSSVPSSPNSSNSDANGNPKNSDISSIDGVLKSDHTDCPVKTGKPGAPGMTKSHSGMTKFSGMVLLCKVCGDVASGFHYGVHACEGCKGFFRRSIQQNIQYKKCLKNENCSIMRMNRNRCQQCRFKKCLSVGMSRDAVRFGRIPKREKQRMLIEMQSAMKTMMNTQFNGHLQNDTLAERHEQSTLSAQEQLRPKPQLEQENLKSSPPSSDFAKEEVIGMVTRAHKDTFLYNQEHRETSAESMPSQRGERIPRNVEQYNLNHDHCSSGLHSHFTCSESQQHLSGQYKGRNIMHYPNGHAICIANGHCVNFSSAYTQRVCDRVPIDGFCQNENKNSFLCNTGGRMHLVCPMSKSPYVDPQKSGHEIWEEFSMSFTPAVKEVVEFAKRIPGFRDLSQHDQVNLLKAGTFEVLMVRFASLFDAKERTVTFLSGKKYSVDDLHSMGAGDLLSSMFEFSEKLNALQLSDEEMSLFTAVVLVSADRSGIENVNSVEALQETLIRALRTLIMKNHPNEASIFTKLLLKLPDLRSLNNMHSEELLAFKVHP from the exons ATGGAACTGAACGCGG GAGGTGTGATTGCCTACATCAGTTcctccagctctgcctccagTCCTGCCTCTTGTCACAGTGAGGGTTCTGAGAACAGTTTCCAGTCCTCGTCCTCATCTGTTCCATCTTCTCCAAATAGCTCTAACTCTGATGCCAACGGAAATCCCAAGAACAGTGATATCTCTAGCATCGACGGTGTCTTGAAGAGTGATCACACAGATTGTCCTGTGAAAACAGGCAAACCTGGTGCTCCTGGCATGACCAAGAGTCACAGCGGTATGACAA AATTTAGTGGCATGGTTCTACTGTGTAAAGTCTGTGGGGATGTGGCGTCAGGATTCCACTATGGAGTTCATGCTTGTGAAGGCTGTAAG GGTTTCTTTCGGAGGAGCATTCAGCAAAACATCCAATACAAGAAGTGCCTGAAGAATGAGAACTGCTCTATCATGAGGATGAACAGGAACCGATGCCAGCAGTGTCGCTTCAAAAAGTGTCTGTCAGTGGGAATGTCAAGAGACG CTGTTCGATTTGGCCGAATTCCTAAGCGTGAGAAACAGAGAATGCTAATTGAAATGCAGAGTGCAATGAAGACCATGATGAACACCCAGTTCAATGGCCACCTGCAAAATGACACCTTAGCAGAGCGTCATGAACAGTCAACCTTATCAGCTCAGGAACAGCTGCGGCCCAAGCCCCAGCTGGAGCAAGAAAACCTCAAAagctctcctccctcttctgatTTTGCAAAGGAGGAAGTGATTGGCATGGTGACCAGAGCCCACAAGGATACCTTTCTGTATAATCAAGAGCATCGGGAAACCTCAGCTGAGAGCATGCCATCCCAGAGAGGAGAACGGATCCCCAGGAACGTGGAGCAATATAATTTAAATCATGACCACTGTAGCAGTGGGCTTCACAGCCACTTTACCTGTAGTGAGAGCCAGCAGCATCTCAGTGGACAGTACAAAGGGAGGAACATAATGCATTACCCAAATGGGCATGCCATTTGTATTGCAAATGGACACTGTGTGAACTTCTCCAGTGCTTATACTCAAAGAGTCTGTGATAGAGTTCCAATAGATGGATTCTGTCAGAATGAGAACAAGAATAGTTTCCTGTGCAACACTGGAGGGAGGATGCATCTG GTTTGTCCTATGAGCAAGTCTCCATATGTGGACCCTCAGAAGTCTGGGCATGAAATCTGGGAAGAATTTTCAATGAGTTTTACACCAGCAGTAAAAGAAGTGGTGGAATTTGCAAAACGTATTCCTGGTTTCCGAGATCTGTCTCAGCATGATCAGGTCAACCTTTTAAAAGCTGGCACTTTTGAG GTTCTAATGGTACGATTTGCTTCATTATTTGATGCAAAGGAGCGGACTGTCACCTTTCTAAGTGGGAAGAAGTACAGTGTGGATGACCTGCACTCAATGGGAGCAGGGGATCTGCTCAGTTCTATGTTTGAGTTTAGTGAGAAGCTGAACGCTCTCCAGCTCAGTGATGAGGAGATGAGCTTGTTCACAGCAGTTGTTCTGGTATCTGCAG ATCGGTCTGGAATTGAAAATGTCAACTCGGTGGAAGCTTTGCAAGAAACGCTCATCCGTGCACTAAGGACCTTAATCATGAAAAACCACCCAAATGAGGCCTCCATTTTTACAAAATTACTTCTAAAGTTGCCAGATCTTCGATCTTTAAACAATATGCACTCTGAGGAGCTCTTGGCCTTTAAAGTTCACCCATAA